In Perca fluviatilis chromosome 18, GENO_Pfluv_1.0, whole genome shotgun sequence, one genomic interval encodes:
- the nme6 gene encoding nucleoside diphosphate kinase 6 → MLLTARRLSKVLQLTLAVMKPDAVAHPVMLEALHQRILDNNFVIVRCKDLVWKRQDSERFYAEHSGRFFYQRLVEFMSSGPMRAYILAREDAIRHWRELMGPTKVFRARYTSPATIRAQFGLTDTRNTTHGSDSVESAQREIHFFFPDFCVEEWVEKEEPSFRSGQIHYDHQKQIHTLSTQS, encoded by the exons ATGCTGTTAACAGCTCGCCGCCTGTCCAAAGTGCTGCAGCTCACCCTGGCGGTCATGAAGCCAGATGCTGTAGCTCATCCTGTGATGTTAGAG GCTCTCCACCAGAGAATCCTTGACAACAACTTTGTGATTGTTAGATGCAAAGATCTTGTGTGGAAGAGACAGGACTCTGAGAGGTTTTACGCTGAACATTCAG GGCGATTCTTCTACCAAAGACTTGTTGAATTCATGTCAAG TGGTCCGATGCGAGCATATATTTTAGCCAGAGAGGACGCCATTCGTCACTGGAGAGAACTTATGGGACCAACCAAAGTGTTCAGAGCCAGATACACCTCGCCTGCTACGATCAGGGCCCAGTTTGGACTCACAGACACACGAAACACAACTCACGGATCAG ATTCTGTTGAGTCGGCACAAAGAGAAATCCATTTCTTCTTCCCAGACTTCTGTGTGGAGGAGTGGGTGGAGAAAGAAGAGCCATCGTTCAGATCAGGACAAATACATTACGACCACCAAAAACAGATCCACACACTTTCAACGCAAAGCTGA
- the baalcb gene encoding brain and acute leukemia cytoplasmic protein, whose translation MGCGGSRTDALEPRYLESWTKETESTWLTSTDTDIPLSSIQSIPSENSEADFAIEKTISPVPDFFEDGLPPPAQAYLKVCSAVSEASLNDVKASSLPAILGSPAKEAVLPSSGITVQRRSVLHTEEITKWQDNRMSTKQVTITVTQSIHQVDKNGKVKKSLTTYEVMKPVESLKQVATQNT comes from the exons ATGGGCTGTGGGGGGAGCAGGACTGATGCTCTGGAGCCTCGATACCTGGAGAGCTGGACCAAGGAGACGGAGTCGACATGGCTGACCAGCACAGACACTGATATCCCCCTGTCGTCCATCCAGAGCATCCCCTCTGAGAACTCTGAGGCCGACTTCGCTATAGAGAAAACAATCAGCCCTG TTCCAGATTTCTTCGAAGATGGACTCCCTCCCCCTGCTCAGGCTTACCTAAAGGTCTGTTCGGCCGTGTCTGAAGCCAGTCTGAACGACGTGAAAGCCAGCAGCCTCCCTGCAATACTGGGCTCTCCAGCCAAGGAGGCAGTGTTACCATCTTCTGGCATCACAGTGCAGCGCAGAAGTGTTCTACACACTGAAGAGATT ACAAAATGGCAGGACAATCGGATGTCGACCAAGCAGGTGACCATCACAGTGACACAGAGCATCCATCAGGTGGACAAGAACGGGAAGGTGAAGAAGTCCCTCACCACCTACGAGGTTATGAAACCCGTGGAAAGCCTCAAACAGGTGGCCACACAAAACACCTGA